From the Jilunia laotingensis genome, the window GCTATGGCATCAACCTTCTGCCTTTGGCAACCTTTGCCATGGATATGTACGCGGATGATCCTTGTACCGTCTTTACTCCGAAAACCAATTTCGCGGATGCGGCCTACAACGAAAAAACTTTGAGACTGATCACCCAGATGCATAAAGCCATAGCGATTATCCAGTTCAAGTTGGAGGCGGAGATCATCAACCGTCGTCCCGAATTTGGCATGGAGAACCGTAAGTTACTGGAGAAGATAGATTTTGAGCGCGGCATCTTTGTCTATGAAGGTAAAGAGTATGAAATGCTCGATACCAGTTTCCCGACGGTGGATCCTAAAGATCCTTACCGCTTGTCTGAAGAGGAAAAAGAGTTGGTAGAAAAGCTGCATAATTCGTTTGTGAACAGTGAGAAGTTGAAAAAGCATATGCGTTGCCTGTTCACGTACGGTGGGATGTATCTGGTTTGTAACTCTAATCTGTTGTACCATGCTTCCGTTCCGATGAACGAGGATGGCAGTTTTAAGCAGGTCAAGATACGAGGGAAGAAATACAGTGGAAAGAAGCTGCTGGATAAGATCGACCAGTTGGTGCGTTGCGCCTATTACGAGGAAGAAGATGATGATGAGAAGCTTTTTGCAATGGACTATATCTGGTATTTATGGTGCGGGCCGGACTCTCCGTCCTTCGATAAAGACAAGATGGCAACCTTCGAACGCTATTTCATTGCTGACAAGGCACTCCATAAAGAGAAGAAAGGTGCCTATTACAATTTACACGACAGCGAGGAAATCTGTGAAAAGATACTCGAGGAATTCAAGGTGACTGGTCTGCATACTCATATCATCAACGGGCATGTGCCTGTGAAGACTATCAAGGGTGAGCAGCCTATAAAAGCGGGAGGGAAACTTCTTGTCATTGACGGAGGTTTTTCCAAAGCATACCAGCCGGAGACGGGCATAGCAGGATATACATTGGTATACCATTCGCATGGTTTGCAGTTGGTTCAACATGATCCTTTTGAGTCCAGACAGAAAGCTATCAGAGAAGGGTTGGATATTAAATCGACCACTTTTGTCATTGAGTTCAACTCGCAACGCATGATGGTGAAAGACACTGATAGAGGGAAGGAACTGATGGCTCAGGTTCAGGATTTGAAGAAACTACTGGTGGCTTATCAGATGGGGTTGATAAAAGAAAGAAGCTAAGGGGAATTTATGTAGATAGAAACTTCCCGGATTCAAGTATAAGACCTGAATCCGGGAAGTTTAGTATAATCTGAGTATAAAACTTGAATCACATGTTAGGTGAAGCGTCTACTGTATCTTTAACTTAGGAAATGTCAACAAATTTCAGTTTCCCATATCCGTGTTGAAATATAAAATGGATGTATTTAAGTGGTTGATAATTAGTGCGGTGAATCTCCTGTTTTTACCTCGGTGAGCAACGGCCTCCATCTCGGTGATGAAGGGGCTCTTCATCGGTGAGCAACGGGGTGTTCATCGGTGAGGTCGAAGATCCTCAGTCGGAAGCTATATTTGTGTAAGAATAAATCCCTAATGTTTCCTTCTCAATTCTTCCTTCTAAGCTCTTCCTTCTCAAAACAGTACTATTCCCGCCTCTGCGATCACCCCTTTGTCATAGGTCACATTTTTGTTATAGTAACGGCTGCCACCATAACCTCCGGAAGCGAAGACTCCGAACTTCTTTGTAATTTGATATTCTAGATTCAAGCGAGCTTGCAGGCCATAAAGCCGTGCAGGAATACCATAATCTTTGTTCTTGAAAGTTTCGATATGCTGATAGCCTAGATCGCCACTGATTGTCAGATCCTTCCATAACGGCAACCAGATACCTCCGCGATAGAACACCGCAGCGGAGAATTTATCACTGAAATCCAGATAATGCGTGCCGGCACCCACTATCGTGTAGAACAACTTGTTCTTGAACCGGGCACCTACGTTTAGTTTTGTTGCATTACCACCGAAAATCATCATTTGCACCCTTGTGTCCGGATTGGCGTTGACAAGTCCCAATTGGAAACCTTTCATCTCGTCTTTGTAATAATTCACAAGTCCGATCTGCAATCCTCTCGCTTTGGTAGAAAAGTTGGCTAAACCGATCTGTACACCATTCATACGTGATACCACGATATTGCCTAAACCAGATATCTGTACACCGTTCATATGTTCACTTGCTACGTTCAGGAGTCCGGCAGCCATCAAACCATTGAAGGTGGAGCCTGTGACATTAGCGACTCCAGCCAAATGAACACCTTTTGCTTTATCACCCGAAATGTTCATGATGCCGCTTGCCATCAGCCCGGCACTGTTGTTACCGGTGATATTTGACAAGCCGGACAATAGACCCCCCTTCATCTGATTGCCGGCAATGTTGGTTAGCCCCGTTGCGGATAGCCCGATCATGTTGTTTCCGTTGATATTGCTGATTCCGGACAATTGGATGCCTCTCATACTTCCGCTTACCATGTTGGCAAGACCAGAAACCTGCATACCGTTCATGTTCCTACCGATAACACTGCCCAATACATTGATTCCCAAACCGTTCATCCGGTTCATGCTCGACTGGATACCGATATTGAAATACGTGGTCTGTAAACTATCCAACGGTTGGGTGCTTACCCCTTTCCATATGGACAGGTTGATGCCTGCGCTCTTGTTCTGTGCGGGCAACATCCCACTTGCCATTATAAGCATTGCAAGTGGGAGAAATAGTTTTCTCATATTCATATTTTCTTTTTTCTTAGAAGAACCTGGCCAAAACGAAAGCTGTTTCGTATCTGAGAGCCTTTTTAAACTTTCCTCAAAAGAAGGATGAGCAAAGTTGGGAACTGGCTCTTATCCTTTCGCTTCCTGGTATAGGAAACGTTTGATGGACTTTTTCGGAGTCTTCTCGAACTCTTCCGGATAGATTTTCATCTTGGAAATCTGGCTGTAAGCCGGAAGCATGGCGTTGAGCGCCACACGGTTTTCCTCCATCACCCGTTCCATGTCTTCATTCTTCAATCCGTGGGCAAAGGCATCGTCGAAATCGGGATAAACCAGCCCCACTAGTTTATCGTTTTGTTGCACAATGATACTTTCCGCTACATAAGGCAAGTTGTTCAATTTATCTTCTATCTCTTCCGGGTAGATGTTCTGCCCGCTGGAACCCAGCAACATGTTTTTGCTGCGTCCTTTGATGGTGACATTGCCTTCCTCGTCCATCAGTGCCAAGTCTCCGGTGTGCAACCATCCATCCTTGTCGATCACCTGACGGGTTGCCTCTTCGTTTTTGTAGTAACCCAGCATGACGTTCGGTCCTTTGCAGACAATCTCTCCCGCTATGTTTTCAGGATCGGACGACAATATCTTCACGTCCATGCGTGGAGCGGCCTTGCCACACGATGCAGGCTTGAAGCGTTTCCAGTCCTCGTAGCAGATGATCGGGCCGCACTCGGTCATGCCATACCCTACCGTATACGGGAAGTCGATCATCTTCAAGAACTGTTCCACCTCTTGGTTGAACGCAGCACCTCCCACGATGACAGCTTCGAAATTTCCACCGAAGGCTTGGATCATCTGTTCGCGCACGGTCGATTTTATCTTGTCGTTGATGATGGGTACTTTCAATAACAGTTTCATGGTCGGGGTTTCCAGCTTCGGGAGTATGTTTTTCTTGATGATCTTTTCGATGATCAAGGGCACGGCTACAACCAAGTTGGGTTTCACCTCCGCAAAAGCCTGGAAGATGATCTTAGGACTTGGCATACGGGTGAGGAAGTAGATCTGGCATCCCACGGCAAACTCGTACAGGAATTCGAACGCAAGCCCGTACATGTGCGCCATCGGCAACATGGAGACGATTTTGTCTCCCGGTTTCAAGGTCAACACTTCAAAACCGAACCGGGTGTTCGACCATAGGCTACGGTAGGGGAGCATCACTCCTTTTGAGTAGCTGGTCGTTCCGGAAGTGTAATTGATGACCGCCAATTCTTCCGGCTGGTCCTTATGATATTCCACATGCTCTTTCCGGAAGTTCTTAGGGTATTTCTTGCCGAACAGTTCGTTCAGGTGTTCGCGGGCATGGGTCAGTCTTTCGCTCCGGGACACTAATAAAGAGAAATCGTTCATCATCAGGATTCCCTCAAGCAAGGGCATTGCCGATTCATTCAGGTTTTCCCACACCATGTCACCCACGAAAAGCAATTTGGCTTCGGAATGATTGACGATGTTATGCACGTTGTCCGCCTTGAACTCGTGCAGGATGGGGACAATTACCGCCCCGTACGTCAGTGTGGCAAGAAAAGTAACACCCCAATGAGAACTGTTCCGTCCGCAGACGGCTATCTTGTCTCCTTT encodes:
- a CDS encoding fructose-1,6-bisphosphatase, which translates into the protein MTAQSNITPESIVGDLRYLQLLSRSFPNIADASTEIINLEAILNLPKGTEHFLTDIHGEYEAFQHVLKNASGAVKRKVNEIFGNTLRESEKKELCTLIYYPEEKLQLVKEQESDMDDWYMITLNQVVKVCQNVSSKYTRSKVRKSLPKEFSYIIQELLHESSVEPNKHAYINVIVSTIISTKRADAFIIAMCKLIQRLTIDSLHIVGDIYDRGPGAHIIMDTLCNYHNFDIQWGNHDILWMGAAAGNTSCMANVIRMSMRYGNLATLEDGYGINLLPLATFAMDMYADDPCTVFTPKTNFADAAYNEKTLRLITQMHKAIAIIQFKLEAEIINRRPEFGMENRKLLEKIDFERGIFVYEGKEYEMLDTSFPTVDPKDPYRLSEEEKELVEKLHNSFVNSEKLKKHMRCLFTYGGMYLVCNSNLLYHASVPMNEDGSFKQVKIRGKKYSGKKLLDKIDQLVRCAYYEEEDDDEKLFAMDYIWYLWCGPDSPSFDKDKMATFERYFIADKALHKEKKGAYYNLHDSEEICEKILEEFKVTGLHTHIINGHVPVKTIKGEQPIKAGGKLLVIDGGFSKAYQPETGIAGYTLVYHSHGLQLVQHDPFESRQKAIREGLDIKSTTFVIEFNSQRMMVKDTDRGKELMAQVQDLKKLLVAYQMGLIKERS
- a CDS encoding LA_2272 family surface repeat-containing protein, with product MRKLFLPLAMLIMASGMLPAQNKSAGINLSIWKGVSTQPLDSLQTTYFNIGIQSSMNRMNGLGINVLGSVIGRNMNGMQVSGLANMVSGSMRGIQLSGISNINGNNMIGLSATGLTNIAGNQMKGGLLSGLSNITGNNSAGLMASGIMNISGDKAKGVHLAGVANVTGSTFNGLMAAGLLNVASEHMNGVQISGLGNIVVSRMNGVQIGLANFSTKARGLQIGLVNYYKDEMKGFQLGLVNANPDTRVQMMIFGGNATKLNVGARFKNKLFYTIVGAGTHYLDFSDKFSAAVFYRGGIWLPLWKDLTISGDLGYQHIETFKNKDYGIPARLYGLQARLNLEYQITKKFGVFASGGYGGSRYYNKNVTYDKGVIAEAGIVLF
- a CDS encoding AMP-binding protein, encoding MEQSFIAYIENSIKNNWDLDALTDYKGATLQYKDVARKIEKLHIIFEESGIRKGDKIAVCGRNSSHWGVTFLATLTYGAVIVPILHEFKADNVHNIVNHSEAKLLFVGDMVWENLNESAMPLLEGILMMNDFSLLVSRSERLTHAREHLNELFGKKYPKNFRKEHVEYHKDQPEELAVINYTSGTTSYSKGVMLPYRSLWSNTRFGFEVLTLKPGDKIVSMLPMAHMYGLAFEFLYEFAVGCQIYFLTRMPSPKIIFQAFAEVKPNLVVAVPLIIEKIIKKNILPKLETPTMKLLLKVPIINDKIKSTVREQMIQAFGGNFEAVIVGGAAFNQEVEQFLKMIDFPYTVGYGMTECGPIICYEDWKRFKPASCGKAAPRMDVKILSSDPENIAGEIVCKGPNVMLGYYKNEEATRQVIDKDGWLHTGDLALMDEEGNVTIKGRSKNMLLGSSGQNIYPEEIEDKLNNLPYVAESIIVQQNDKLVGLVYPDFDDAFAHGLKNEDMERVMEENRVALNAMLPAYSQISKMKIYPEEFEKTPKKSIKRFLYQEAKG